A portion of the Artemia franciscana unplaced genomic scaffold, ASM3288406v1 PGA_scaffold_67, whole genome shotgun sequence genome contains these proteins:
- the LOC136042134 gene encoding uncharacterized protein LOC136042134: protein MNELKCISENAERHEIQEKILEEHNFRFGHCSKTDSLITFFLEGIQRNNIDETVLYFHVLDNAIANNIQNSEIMAQLLQELQEKTSKFSEGLQLSVMDSKRGEQVELSRKELTVAKKKWNNAALSLRHLWREISLLYSSGNREEFEDLPKRAAFYLIAGETLELYDGDANMLNVEWISAIFKDLESLLPKKRVFVLSVLGVQSNGKSTLLNTMFGIRLPTSIGQCTRGLTMTLVKTVERQEYDYVMIFDTEGLRSPKDKGFPGSVKRDNKIATLSILPSNATILVINGEDDNTLKDILPVVTLAYKGSRLAGEREGILSCKIFAAYSQVKTDGKNLNKLQNIFTQLSTTLVESFAKTNSFKDLEGHTTLKFSKMLTSMQDIQVFGCNSKGNPPFDVPNVDFSQQLVEFREHIHKQVVSQSGWNAREFSSLENYLHLVWDCLKNSNFDLSFETVIERHAYTELENKYQNLRNTYYDEYEHQFNLLKDKYKEDSSLAEKKPLNLQEIHVIVEGLELKMKPQSDKFEEETNLMFEGKQNQKWKIEFSKKVRNTISLTTSQWRHKLDVVLRNQLMFGVKVKEYQKEMRDNISKEFRAQSMKTKTEAEIINLFCSIFNGIVEKAKKENSPLNVKDEVLTAYRSNSTIVSLGIDLLCENDKTSSWEKIWDGTRNKATSLIDATVDWFKHGRTNENPIEKMVVPIVIRVANGKKYYCDAVVHTVIQDIETFIGRRDEKINKAERKRIHRVAYDLLVDIFTDIQEKWEQKNSIYVRFRSMKMPMQHYCLNVVKGLKDLDLMASSLEEVFSKHLAKAFESEVNEIVITNLRKKRWPRSPKYVHNHMDLYLIEEVEPKGINEILKLIKQNSVELKKLTTSRLVSWEVDFVLGHFTWENFKVPSSISLRNAYHSVSEDDETKSFHFCNLFKSFRNFKSTYFAHELEREMDALFWTGLEQMSKEFELRHIDFIVNKLNATATSVNKNSIVNSVLVQLKDSPLFDAGFCTSCEKNCPLCKSFCFLELFHDGRHDTFHQPMGLTGWRFRGIDMLTDYECNNSPVDQHYFYHGTEKRFADFSKDFSTWHQPDRTLLVSEYRQYLIRKYNKEIAIYYKVNPSDSLGPPEKLDFVKSKIKRKIDFHQDFPSKN, encoded by the coding sequence ATGAATGAGTTGAAATGTATCAGTGAGAACGCTGAGCGTCATGAGATCCAAGAGAAAATACTTGAAGAACATAATTTTCGATTCGGTCATTGCTCTAAAACTGATTCtcttatcacattttttttggaaggaaTTCAAAGGAATAATATAGATGAGACTGTGCTTTATTTCCATGTTCTTGATAATGCAATCGCAAATAATATTCAAAACTCAGAAATTATGGCTCAACTATTACAAGAACTTCAGGAAAAGACAAGCAAATTTTCAGAAGGCCTACAACTTTCAGTAATGGATTCTAAGCGCGGAGAACAAGTAGAATTAAGCAGAAAAGAGTTGACTGTTGCAAAAAAGAAATGGAATAACGCTGCTCTTTCCCTTCGTCATTTATGGAGAGAAATTTCATTGTTATATTCGTCGGGAAATAGAGAGGAATTTGAGGATTTGCCAAAACGGGCAGCTTTTTACTTAATAGCAGGAGAAACCTTGGAGCTTTATGACGGAGATGCAAATATGCTAAACGTTGAGTGGATTTCTGCTATTTTCAAAGACTTGGAATCGTTGCTaccaaaaaaaagagttttcgTATTGTCTGTTTTGGGAGTACAAAGCAATGGAAAATCAACATTGCTGAATACTATGTTTGGCATTCGACTCCCAACCAGTATTGGCCAGTGCACGAGAGGCCTTACAATGACTCTTGTGAAAACAGTAGAGAGACAAGAGTATGACTATGTTATGATTTTTGATACAGAAGGCCTTCGATCACCAAAGGATAAAGGTTTTCCTGGTAGTGTTAAACGGGATAATAAAATTGCAACTCTATCTATTTTACCATCGAATGCAACTATTCTTGTTATTAATGGGGAAGATGACAATACTTTGAAGGATATTCTGCCTGTTGTTACGTTAGCCTATAAAGGCTCTAGGCTAGCGGGAGAAAGAGAGGGTATACTTAGCTGCAAAATTTTTGCAGCTTACAGCCAGGTAAAAACTGATGGGAAGAATCTAAATAAGCTTCAAAACATATTTACCCAGCTTTCGACTACCCTTGTAGAAtcttttgcaaaaacaaattcttttaagGATCTAGAGGGGCATACAACACTTAAATTTTCAAAGATGCTAACTAGCATGCAAGACATACAGGTTTTTGGCTGCAATTCTAAAGGTAACCCTCCCTTTGATGTTCCAAATGTAGATTTTAGTCAGCAATTAGTTGAATTCAGGGAACATATTCACAAACAGGTTGTCAGCCAATCGGGATGGAATGCCCGTGAATTTTCAAGTCTTGAAAATTACTTACATTTAGTATGGGACTGCttgaaaaattcgaactttgatctttcttttgaaacagTCATTGAGAGACACGCTTACACTGAATTAGAAAATAAGTATCAGAATCTTAGGAACACATATTATGACGAGTACGAGCACCAGTTTAATCTTCTAAAAGACAAATATAAAGAAGATTCTTCTCTAGCAGAAAAAAAACCACTGAATCTCCAAGAGATTCATGTAATTGTTGAAGGTCTTGAACTGAAAATGAAGCCCCAAAGTGACAAATTTGAGGAAGAAACAAACCTTATGTTTGAaggaaaacaaaaccaaaagtggaaaatagaattttcaaaaaaagttcgTAACACAATTTCTTTGACAACCAGCCAATGGCGTCATAAATTGGATGTTGTCTTGCGAAATCAGCTTATGTTTGGTGTAAAAGTTAAAGAGTATCAAAAAGAAATGAGAGATAACATATCTAAAGAATTTAGAGCACAGAGcatgaaaacaaaaactgagGCAGAGATAATCAACTTGTTTTGTAGCATTTTTAATGGCATTGTAGAAAAGGCTAAAAAGGAGAACAGCCCTCTGAATGTCAAAGATGAAGTTTTGACCGCTTACAGAAGTAATTCAACAATTGTAAGCCTCGGAATTGATCTCTTGTGTGAAAATGATAAAACATCCTCATGGGAAAAAATCTGGGACGGAACTAGAAACAAAGCGACGAGTTTAATCGATGCTACTGTTGACTGGTTTAAACATGGAAGAACCAATGAGAATCCTATTGAAAAAATGGTAGTTCCCATAGTAATCAGGGTagcaaatggaaaaaaatactaTTGTGATGCAGTTGTACACACTGTAATACAAGATATCGAAACCTTTATTGGGAGGCGtgatgaaaagataaataaagcTGAAAGAAAACGGATTCACCGGGTTGCATACGATCTTCTTGTAGATATCTTTACTGATATTCAGGAAAAGTGGGAGCAGAAGAATTCCATTTACGTGCGTTTTAGGTCAATGAAGATGCCTATGCAGCACTATTGCCTGAATGTTGTTAAGGGTTTGAAGGATCTAGACCTAATGGCATCTAGCCTCGAAGAGGTTTTTTCAAAACACCTTGCAAAAGCATTTGAAAGTGAAGTAAATGAGATCGTAATAactaacttaagaaaaaaacgtTGGCCTCGGTCACCAAAATATGTACATAACCATATGGATTTATATCTGATAGAAGAAGTCGAACCCAAAGGTATCAATGAAATATTAAAGCTAATTAAACAAAACTCCGTCGAGTTGAAAAAGCTTACTACTAGCAGATTGGTCAGCTGGGAAGTTGATTTTGTGCTTGGACATTTTACATGGGAAAACTTCAAAGTCCCTTCTAGTATTAGTTTGAGAAATGCATATCACAGTGTGTCTGAGGATGATGAAACcaaatcttttcatttttgcaacCTCTTCAAATCTTTCCGAAACTTTAAAAGCACATATTTTGCTCACGAACTGGAGAGAGAAATGGATGCACTCTTTTGGACAGGATTAGAACAAATGTCCAAGGAATTTGAATTAAGGCACATCGATTTCATTGTCAATAAATTGAATGCAACTGCTACATCTGTAAACAAAAACTCAATTGTAAATTCCGTTTTAGTACAACTCAAGGACAGTCCACTTTTTGATGCAGGTTTTTGCACATcctgtgaaaaaaattgccctCTCTGTAAAAGCTTTTGCTTCCTTGAGCTTTTTCACGACGGCCGTCATGATACTTTTCACCAACCAATGGGCTTAACAGGTTGGAGATTCAGAGGAATTGATATGTTGACTGACTATGAGTGTAACAACAGTCCTGTTGATCAGCATTACTTTTATCACGGAACAGAAAAACGATTTGCTGACTTCTCTAAGGACTTCAGCACTTGGCACCAACCAGATAGAACTCTACTTGTTTCTGAGTATCGACAGTATTTAATCCGGAAGTATAACAAAGAGATTGCGATATATTACAAAGTAAACCCTTCTGACAGCTTAGGTCCACctgaaaaattggattttgtcaagagcaaaattaaaagaaaaattgatttccACCAAGATTTTCCAAGCAAGAACTAA